In the genome of Enterococcus hirae ATCC 9790, one region contains:
- a CDS encoding M13 family metallopeptidase — MNKELIKQDFFEAVNEEWLKTAKIPADKPATGGFQDLVDGIDDLLMTDIDHMLAEPDKVQSDMMRHFLHFYQLANDYDRRNQLAAKPLLPLIERIEKIDSFEDLNQQFPTWTLDSLPLPFSLDVDADMKNAQTNALFAYPPSLFLPDKTYYTAEHPNGAQLLGVFFDMMVQLVELTGKEKSQAEAIVEQAIQFDRLVAPHVKSAEEKADYSKMYNPRSFDTFIHYTDKLDLEKLTVGLIGTTPDKVIVTDPVYFEQLGELLTTEHFQLIKSWMIVRTIRSLSSYLSEDFRQISGIFSRTLSGTDEAMPQKKAAYYLASGQFDQVVGDYYGKKYFGEAAKKDVEHMIEKMISVYKDRLEKNNWLSDTTRKKAIIKLDKLGVQVGYPDQIPALYTKYHTVTQEEGGTLLSNALAFSKIELKERFGRWNQPVDRTEWEMSADTVNAYYHPFRNVIVFPAAILQAPFYSLEQSSSANYGGIGAVIAHEISHAFDNNGALFDEYGNLNNWWTEEDLAHFQEKAQAMIEEFDGLSFADGTVNGKLTVSENIADAGGLSCALEAAKTEADHSLADFFVSWATIWRTKAKKEYQQLLLQIDVHAPAKLRANIQPQNLMEFYETFAITEKDAMYLPPEKRVHIW, encoded by the coding sequence ATGAACAAAGAACTTATAAAGCAAGACTTTTTTGAAGCTGTGAATGAAGAATGGCTAAAAACAGCCAAGATCCCCGCTGATAAACCAGCCACTGGCGGTTTCCAGGACTTAGTTGACGGTATCGATGATCTTTTGATGACAGACATTGATCATATGCTGGCTGAACCTGATAAAGTCCAATCAGATATGATGCGTCACTTTCTTCATTTTTATCAATTAGCTAATGATTATGATCGAAGAAATCAGTTAGCTGCTAAACCATTGCTTCCTTTAATTGAACGAATTGAAAAAATCGATTCTTTTGAAGACTTGAACCAACAATTTCCTACTTGGACATTGGATAGTTTACCTTTACCGTTTAGCTTAGATGTCGATGCGGATATGAAAAATGCACAAACAAACGCATTATTTGCTTATCCCCCTTCATTATTTTTACCTGACAAAACTTACTATACTGCAGAACATCCAAATGGTGCGCAACTATTAGGCGTTTTCTTTGATATGATGGTCCAACTCGTTGAATTAACCGGAAAAGAAAAAAGCCAAGCAGAGGCAATCGTTGAACAAGCTATCCAATTTGATCGATTGGTTGCGCCTCATGTTAAAAGTGCGGAAGAAAAAGCGGATTACAGCAAAATGTACAATCCCCGGTCATTTGACACCTTCATCCACTATACCGATAAACTGGATCTAGAAAAGTTGACAGTGGGATTGATTGGTACCACACCGGATAAAGTAATCGTGACGGATCCTGTTTATTTTGAACAGTTAGGCGAACTACTAACCACAGAACATTTTCAATTGATCAAAAGCTGGATGATCGTCCGAACGATTCGTTCGTTGAGTAGCTATCTATCAGAAGACTTTAGACAAATCAGCGGAATCTTCTCACGGACACTCTCAGGCACAGATGAAGCCATGCCGCAGAAAAAAGCTGCCTATTACTTAGCTTCAGGTCAATTTGACCAAGTCGTTGGCGATTATTATGGCAAAAAATACTTTGGTGAAGCGGCCAAAAAAGATGTTGAGCATATGATCGAAAAAATGATCTCTGTCTATAAAGATCGTTTAGAAAAAAACAACTGGTTAAGCGATACTACTCGAAAAAAAGCGATCATCAAATTAGATAAACTAGGAGTTCAGGTCGGCTATCCAGACCAAATCCCTGCTTTATATACGAAGTACCACACAGTGACACAAGAAGAAGGCGGAACCCTGCTTTCCAACGCTTTAGCCTTCAGCAAAATCGAATTGAAAGAACGTTTTGGTCGCTGGAATCAACCTGTTGATCGGACGGAATGGGAAATGAGCGCTGATACAGTCAACGCCTATTACCACCCTTTCAGAAATGTCATTGTTTTTCCAGCTGCTATTTTACAAGCACCATTTTACAGTTTAGAACAATCAAGTTCAGCAAACTACGGTGGGATCGGCGCTGTCATCGCCCATGAAATCTCTCATGCCTTCGATAATAATGGTGCCTTATTCGATGAATATGGTAATTTAAATAACTGGTGGACGGAAGAAGATCTAGCGCACTTCCAAGAAAAAGCCCAAGCAATGATCGAAGAATTTGATGGCTTATCATTTGCTGATGGTACTGTTAATGGTAAGCTTACTGTTTCAGAAAATATCGCAGATGCGGGCGGTCTAAGTTGTGCTTTAGAAGCAGCAAAAACCGAAGCAGATCACTCACTAGCAGACTTTTTCGTCAGCTGGGCGACGATTTGGCGGACAAAAGCAAAAAAAGAATACCAACAATTGTTGTTACAAATCGACGTTCATGCCCCTGCTAAATTACGTGCCAATATCCAACCCCAAAACTTGATGGAATTTTATGAAACATTTGCGATCACTGAAAAAGACGCGATGTATCTTCCACCTGAAAAACGAGTGCATATCTGGTAA